The following coding sequences are from one Nicotiana tomentosiformis chromosome 3, ASM39032v3, whole genome shotgun sequence window:
- the LOC104110484 gene encoding disease resistance protein RPV1-like, whose translation MADQKGKDQSSNIQPSFALGPWKYDVFLSCIGGDASQNFVDQLYLKLCQVRINTFKTDDVSAEVVMNAIEGSIIFIIVLSKNYASSRRCLNELLHILELKKNSKRLLLPIFYDIDPSDVRKQTGIFAEAFERHRTCSQSEQTIQYWKTALNKVGNLSGWDLRHAAEGFESKFIRIIIEEVLHEVKSRTPLYVTKHPVALSPRVNQIEKLLFKGDGDDVRVIGIHGMGGIGKTTLAKAVFNQVFQHFEASCFLENVKSEASERHNGLVHLQEQLLGTILRRKIKVHNVDEGITLIKEGIWQKKVFIVLDDLDDQCQLNALLGERDWLRPGSRVVITTRDKHLLKELHLNEQYEAMKLDHKSSLQLFTLHAFRNAPPAEDYSMLVDGIVTYCAGVPLALQVLGAYLSDKKIEEWKNAVDKLKMIPSNDIHTKLRISFDGLPDDFTKAAFLDIAYFFFKIQKSEVVGIFTACGFYPEVEICELIDKSLLTIDENKHLNMHNLIRDMGREIVHRESPDNPGKRSRLWCAKDISDVLIGHKGTKAVEGIVLESSALKEVPFSTKAFEKMAKLRLLRINHLQLYGSFQYLPKSLKYLHWHYCPLKCLPSDFCLENLVILNMSFGKFKESQAPLKYFKCLKSLVFYSCEYLKKSPEFVGLHSLEKLSFGYCSNLMGLDSTIGELKRLRILNVADCKNLRELPRRICELKSLEILYLDSCTKLEELPDDLGKLEGLKELNAVATAITRLPGSVGHLKNLEMLLLSQDLVLKRQSKFSDIFSTWLQPKGSLSRVGYLPSSVSSLIALKVLQIENWNMTEDDIPFSLASLSSLQNLCFSNNKFHVIPFNLCDLSSLKHLNLSECPNLKSIPEIPPTLQNLRAYNCKSLERLPNLSGLKRLKELELFRCEMLTEIQGLENLDSVREKSLWSCKSFGRLLDVSNLSKLKNLDLSHCERLIEIRGLDNLRSIRYINLFNCKGLKNPFTENFFKVHYEHGSELQLGLCNSNVPNWFSYKVDGCSMCFNMPLQVESTFLGMFLWVVYGTVDETKNVYPKATIVDETNGVEFNHRLWTTISFAENSSIHYIPRNYFKCPVKGRETMSILIECYDFPTEDFVTKCGVYLLYKDKNGQVHSLSPGFL comes from the exons ATGGCTGATCAGAAAGGCAAAGATCAATCATCTAATATTCAGCCTTCGTTTGCACTTGGTCCTTGGAAATATGATGTGTTCTTGagttgtataggtggtgatgcTTCACAAAACTTTGTAGATCAACTATACTTAAAACTTTGCCAAGTTAGGATAAACACATTCAAAACTGATGATGTTTCAGCTGAAGTAGTGATGAATGCAATCGAAGGATCAATCATTTTTATTATTGTTCTTTCCAAAAACTATGCCTCATCTAGAAGGTGTCTTAATGAGCTTCTACATATCCTTGAGCTCAAGAAGAATTCCAAACGGTTACTTCTTCCTATATTCTATGATATCGACCCTTCTGATGTGCGCAAGCAAACTGGAATTTTCGCTGAAGCCTTTGAAAGGCATAGAACATGTTCTCAATCAGAGCAAACCATTCAATATTGGAAAACTGCCCTCAATAAAGTTGGTAATTTATCTGGATGGGATCTCAGGCATGCTGCTGAAGG GTTTGAATCAAAATTTATCCGTATTATCATTGAGGAAGTCTTACACGAAGTCAAATCTCGAACACCCCTTTATGTTACCAAGCACCCCGTGGCTCTTTCTCCCCGTGTTAATCAAATAGAGAAGTTATTGTTCAAAGGAGACGGTGATGATGTTCGTGTGATTGGGATTCACGGCATGGGTGGAATTGGCAAAACAACTCTTGCAAAAGCTGTGTTTAACCAAGTTTTTCAGCATTTCGAGGCAAGTTGCTTTCTTGAAAATGTGAAATCAGAGGCTTCTGAAAGACATAATGGATTAGTTCATTTACAAGAGCAACTTCTTGGAACGATTCTTAGGAGAAAGATCAAAGTGCACAATGTGGATGAGGGCATTACATTGATCAAAGAAGGGATTTGGCAGAAAAAGGTTTTCATAGTCCTTGATGATTTGGATGATCAATGCCAGTTAAATGCATTACTTGGAGAACGTGATTGGCTTCGCCCGGGTAGTAGAGTTGTTATAACAACCCGAGACAAGCATTTGCTCAAAGAACTACATTTGAATGAGCAATATGAAGCCATGAAATTGGATCACAAAAGCTCTTTACAACTCTTCACTTTACATGCCTTTAGAAATGCACCACCGGCTGAAGACTATAGTATGCTTGTCGATGGCATTGTAACTTACTGTGCAGGAGTTCCACTGGCTCTTCAAGTTTTGGGCGCTTATTTGTCTGATAAAAAGATTGAAGAATGGAAAAATGCAGTGGACAAATTAAAGATGATTCCTTCTAACGATATTCATACAAAACTCAGAATAAGCTTTGATGGACTTCCTGATGATTTTACTAAAGCTGCTTTCCTTGATATTgcttatttcttcttcaaaatCCAGAAGAGTGAGGTCGTAGGTATATTCACAGCTTGCGGTTTCTACCCTGAGGTTGAAATTTGCGAATTGATTGACAAATCTTTGTTAACAATCGATGAAAATAAGCATTTGAATATGCATAATTTGATCCGGGATATGGGACGAGAAATTGTTCATAGGGAATCACCCGATAACCCGGGGAAGCGTAGCAGATTATGGTGCGCTAAAGACATTTCCGATGTACTCATAGGACACAAG GGCACAAAAGCAGTTGAAGGAATAGTCCTTGAATCTTCAGCATTGAAGGAAGTACCTTTTAGTACAAAAGCATTTGAAAAAATGGCCAAGTTAAGACTCCTACGCATCAATCATTTGCAGTTATATGGAAGTTTTCAGTATTTACCAAAGTCACTAAAATATTTGCATTGGCACTATTGTCCTTTGAAATGCTTGCCATCTGACTTTTGTCTGGAGAATCTTGTCATTCTCAACATGAGTTTTGGCAAATTCAAGGAATCCCAAGCGCCGTTAAAG TATTTCAAGTGTTTGAAGAGCTTGGTATTCTACAGTTGTGAGTATCTCAAGAAATCCCCAGAGTTTGTTGGTTTACATAGTCTTGAAAAGTTATCATTTGGTTATTGCTCAAATTTAATGGGATTGGACTCAACAATTGGAGAATTGAAGAGACTTCGTATTTTAAACGTAGCTGATTGTAAGAACCTACGAGAACTCCCACGAAGAATCTGTGAGTTAAAATCACTTGAAATCTTATATCTCGATAGCTGCACAAAACTAGAAGAATTGCCTGATGATTTGGGAAAGTTGGAAGGTCTGAAAGAGTTGAATGCAGTTGCAACAGCTATTACAAGATTACCTGGTTCTGTTGGACATTTAAAGAACTTAGAGATGCTATTGCTATCACAGGACCTCGTATTGAAAAGACAATCCAAATTTTCGGACATATTCTCAACTTGGTTGCAACCAAAAGGAAGCCTTAGTAGAGTGGGATATTTACCTTCTTCAGTTTCAAGTTTAATTGCTTTAAAAGTTTTACAAATTGAGAACTGGAATATGACTGAAGATGATATTCCTTTTTCTCTTGCGAGTTTATCATCTTTACAGAATCTATGTTTTAGCAATAATAAGTTTCATGTTATACCTTTCAACCTTTGTGACCTTTCTAGTCTCAAGCATCTGAATTTAAGCGAATGTCCGAATCTTAAAAGTATCCCTGAAATTCCTCCCACTCTTCAGAATCTCAGAGCTTATAATTGCAAGTCGTTAGAGAGACTTCCAAATTTGTCAGGTTTGAAAAGGTTGAAGGAACTGGAATTGTTTCGTTGTGAAATGTTGACGGAGATTCAAGGGTTGGAGAACCTTGATTCTGTTAGAGAAAAAAGTTTATGGAGCTGCAAGAGTTTTGGAAGACTACTTGACGTATCTAACttgagtaaattgaagaacttggaTCTTAGTCACTGCGAAAGATTGATAGAGATTCGAGGCTTGGACAACCTTCGTTCCATACGCTACATCAACTTATTCAATTGCAAGGGTCTCAAAAATCCTTTCACTGAAAACTTCTTCAAA GTCCATTATGAACATGGTAGTGAGCTCCAACTAGGGCTTTGCAACAGCAATGTTCCGAATTGGTTTAGCTACAAAGTAGATGGATGTTCAATGTGCTTCAATATGCCTCTACAAGTGGAGAGTACATTCTTGGGCATGTTTCTTTGGGTTGTTTATGGAACAGTGGATGAAACTAAAAATGTTTATCCTAAAGCCACCATTGTCGATGAAACAAATGGCGTTGAGTTTAACCATCGTCTGTGGACAACCATATCCTTTGCAGAAAACTCGTCCATCCATTACATACCACGAAATTACTTCAAATGTCCGGTTAAAGGCAGAGAAACGATGAGCATTCTTATTGAATGCTATGACTTTCCAACTGAAGATTTTGTTACGAAATGTGGAGTTTATCTGTTGTACAAAGACAAGAATGGCCAGGTTCATTCTTTGTCTCCTGGTTTTCTTTAG